Proteins encoded together in one Lysinibacillus sp. FSL K6-0232 window:
- a CDS encoding acyl-CoA carboxylase subunit beta, with the protein MSNISTENTSPTMKEQILAGGAPKYHDKNAQQGKLFVRERLELLLDDGLQSEDGLYANCLAGDLPADGVVTGIGKIHGRTVCVLANDSTIKAGSWGKRTVEKMIRIQETAEKLNCPLLYLVDSAGARITDQLEMFPGRRGAGRIFYNQVKLSGKVPQICLLFGPSAAGGAYIPAFCDIVVMVEGNASMYLGSPRMAEMVIGEKVDLETMGGAKMHCSVSGCGDVLVKTEQEAIAYARKYLGYFPNNYAERSKVEEPKLPASFDKSIAELIPQNQNVPFDMYKLIERIIDEDSFCEVKKLFAPELITGLARINGQSVGIIANQPRVKGGVLFHDSADKAAKFISLCDAFNIPLLFLADVPGFMIGTQVEKAGIIRHGAKMIFAMSEATVPKITVIVRKAYGAGLYAMAGPAFEPDCCIAFANAQIAVMGPEAAVNAVYANKIAELPKEEQASFIAEKRKEYQEEIDVYRLASELIIDDVIEPNDLRKVLENRLELYMSKYLLFSERKHGVNPV; encoded by the coding sequence ATGAGCAATATATCAACCGAAAATACATCACCAACAATGAAGGAGCAAATTTTAGCAGGCGGTGCACCAAAATATCATGATAAAAACGCACAACAAGGAAAGCTATTTGTACGTGAACGTCTTGAGTTATTACTAGATGATGGACTGCAATCAGAGGACGGTCTTTATGCAAACTGCTTAGCAGGGGATTTACCTGCTGATGGTGTTGTAACGGGGATTGGTAAAATTCATGGTCGTACAGTTTGTGTACTTGCCAATGATTCAACAATTAAAGCTGGCTCTTGGGGGAAACGTACCGTTGAAAAAATGATTCGTATTCAAGAAACTGCTGAGAAGCTGAACTGTCCATTATTATATTTAGTTGATTCAGCAGGGGCACGTATTACAGACCAGTTAGAAATGTTCCCAGGTCGCCGTGGGGCAGGACGCATTTTCTATAATCAAGTAAAGCTGTCAGGAAAAGTGCCACAAATTTGCTTATTATTTGGGCCATCTGCAGCAGGTGGGGCTTATATTCCTGCCTTTTGCGATATTGTGGTGATGGTGGAAGGCAATGCATCCATGTATTTAGGGTCGCCTCGTATGGCAGAAATGGTTATTGGAGAGAAGGTTGATTTAGAAACAATGGGCGGCGCAAAAATGCATTGCTCCGTTTCAGGCTGTGGGGATGTACTTGTAAAAACAGAGCAGGAGGCGATTGCCTATGCTCGAAAATATTTGGGCTATTTCCCAAACAACTACGCAGAGCGCAGCAAGGTAGAGGAGCCTAAATTACCTGCTTCATTTGATAAATCGATAGCAGAATTAATACCGCAAAATCAAAATGTGCCATTTGATATGTATAAGCTAATTGAGCGTATTATTGACGAAGATTCGTTTTGTGAGGTTAAGAAACTATTTGCACCAGAGTTAATTACAGGTCTTGCACGTATTAATGGGCAGTCTGTCGGCATTATTGCGAATCAGCCGCGTGTAAAGGGGGGCGTGCTATTCCACGACTCTGCGGATAAAGCTGCGAAATTTATTTCTCTTTGTGATGCTTTCAACATCCCGCTATTATTCCTAGCAGATGTTCCAGGCTTTATGATTGGTACACAAGTGGAGAAGGCTGGCATTATTCGGCATGGTGCGAAAATGATTTTTGCGATGAGTGAGGCAACAGTTCCAAAGATTACAGTAATTGTCCGTAAGGCATATGGTGCAGGCTTATATGCCATGGCAGGCCCAGCATTTGAGCCTGATTGCTGTATCGCATTCGCCAATGCACAAATTGCGGTAATGGGACCAGAGGCTGCTGTTAATGCAGTGTATGCCAATAAAATTGCTGAGCTACCAAAAGAGGAGCAAGCAAGCTTTATTGCCGAGAAGCGTAAAGAATATCAAGAGGAAATTGATGTGTACCGCTTAGCATCAGAGCTTATTATTGACGATGTCATTGAGCCAAATGATTTACGTAAGGTATTAGAAAATCGTTTAGAGCTTTATATGTCAAAATACTTACTATTCTCAGAGCGTAAGCATGGGGTAAATCCTGTATAA
- a CDS encoding enoyl-CoA hydratase: MTQLVRFEIVTENIGLITLSRPEAANAMSVQLLRELSDTLDQINGDPAVRVVLLTGAGEKAFCAGADLKERKGMSDRQVKQIVQLIGATVAKVEALAQPVIAVLNGVAFGGGLELALACDLRLAATHVKLGLTETSLGIIPGAGGTQRLPRLIGVGKAKELIYTARRLNADEAQSFGIVEYVYDGRELLEKAQQLAQEMAKNAPLSLIQAKIAINQGVEVELATGLKIESLAYSALIPTEDRLEGLLAFQEKRAPQYSGK, encoded by the coding sequence ATGACACAGCTTGTACGCTTTGAAATCGTAACCGAAAATATTGGACTGATTACCCTATCAAGACCAGAGGCTGCGAATGCAATGTCTGTCCAATTATTGCGTGAGCTATCCGATACACTTGATCAAATTAATGGTGATCCAGCAGTACGTGTAGTTTTACTAACAGGTGCAGGGGAGAAGGCATTTTGTGCAGGTGCAGACTTAAAAGAACGTAAGGGGATGTCTGATCGACAAGTCAAGCAAATTGTACAGCTAATTGGTGCAACTGTAGCAAAGGTAGAGGCACTTGCTCAGCCAGTTATTGCGGTATTGAATGGTGTAGCCTTTGGCGGAGGGCTAGAGCTAGCACTTGCCTGTGATTTACGTCTTGCAGCTACACATGTAAAGCTAGGTTTAACAGAAACATCTCTTGGTATTATTCCGGGAGCTGGCGGGACACAGCGATTGCCACGGCTTATTGGTGTTGGGAAAGCAAAGGAATTGATTTATACAGCTCGTAGATTAAATGCAGATGAAGCGCAAAGCTTTGGCATTGTTGAATATGTTTACGATGGTCGTGAATTGTTGGAGAAGGCACAGCAGCTTGCGCAGGAGATGGCGAAAAACGCACCATTATCATTAATACAAGCGAAAATTGCTATTAATCAGGGTGTAGAGGTAGAGTTAGCAACTGGTTTAAAAATTGAATCACTGGCATATAGTGCATTGATCCCGACAGAAGACCGATTAGAGGGCTTGCTGGCCTTTCAGGAAAAGCGAGCACCACAATACTCAGGGAAATAA